One window of Mesorhizobium sp. WSM4904 genomic DNA carries:
- a CDS encoding SDR family NAD(P)-dependent oxidoreductase: MAANVAVIAGAGAGLSASLARLLGKEGYRVILAARNVDKLAALVEETGAQAVETDVSDATSVARLFDAADKAGPLEIAVFNASGRTRGPIAELDPEAVKQALLVGAYGGFLVGQQAARRLVARGAGSILFTGATASLKGFSGSAGFAMPKFGLRGLAQSMARELSPKNIHVAHFIIDGQIEPPGQAPEPDRPDRRLSPDAIAETYLAVHRQHRSAWSFEVELRPWVETF; the protein is encoded by the coding sequence ATGGCAGCCAATGTCGCAGTGATCGCAGGCGCTGGAGCTGGCCTCAGCGCCTCCCTGGCGCGCCTCCTCGGCAAGGAAGGCTACCGCGTCATCCTCGCCGCCCGCAATGTCGACAAGCTGGCCGCACTGGTCGAGGAGACCGGCGCACAGGCGGTGGAGACGGATGTGTCGGATGCCACCTCCGTCGCGCGGCTGTTCGACGCCGCGGACAAGGCCGGCCCGCTCGAAATTGCCGTCTTCAACGCCAGCGGCCGCACGCGCGGCCCGATCGCCGAGCTCGATCCCGAGGCGGTCAAGCAGGCCCTGCTCGTCGGCGCCTATGGCGGCTTCCTCGTCGGTCAGCAGGCGGCCCGCCGGCTCGTCGCGCGCGGCGCCGGCTCGATCCTGTTCACGGGCGCGACCGCGAGCCTCAAAGGGTTCTCCGGCTCGGCCGGTTTCGCCATGCCGAAATTCGGGCTGCGCGGGCTGGCGCAGTCGATGGCGCGTGAGCTTTCCCCTAAGAACATCCACGTCGCGCATTTCATCATCGACGGCCAGATCGAACCGCCCGGACAGGCGCCCGAGCCCGACCGTCCTGATCGTCGCCTCTCGCCCGACGCGATCGCCGAGACATACCTCGCGGTCCATCGCCAGCATCGCAGCGCCTGGAGCTTCGAGGTCGAGCTCAGGCCATGGGTTGAGACGTTCTGA
- a CDS encoding anhydro-N-acetylmuramic acid kinase, translating to MEPIWAVGLMTGTVLDGNIDVALIKTDGERIADFGTYTLAPYPQSIRTLLEETLRQARAWNFEGPEPAIFREAEEALTRAQSAAVRDLVESQGMTMADIGVVGFHGQTVLHRAPQPGRIGRTRQLGDGELMASLLSTKVAYDFRSADVAAGGQGAPLAAAYHAALLKEADASGDTAVLNLGGVGNITWWDGKDAIVAFDTGPANAPVNDFIKSKGLGEMDRDGRLAAAGTVDEARLERLLQHPYLTKPYPKSLDRFDFTAAMADGLGAEDGAATLTAFTVSAVGKALDLLPRRPKRLAVSGGGRRNPTMMAMLGRRAGVAVVQAEALGWKGDAVEAECFAFLAVRVLRGLPISFPSTTGVPKPMRGGRLAG from the coding sequence ATGGAACCAATCTGGGCCGTCGGCCTGATGACCGGCACGGTGCTTGACGGCAACATCGACGTGGCGCTGATCAAGACCGACGGCGAGCGCATCGCCGACTTCGGCACCTATACGCTTGCGCCCTACCCGCAATCGATCCGCACGCTGCTGGAAGAGACGCTGCGCCAGGCGCGCGCCTGGAATTTCGAAGGGCCGGAGCCGGCGATCTTCCGCGAAGCCGAGGAAGCGCTGACGCGAGCGCAGTCGGCCGCGGTCAGGGATCTCGTCGAAAGCCAAGGGATGACCATGGCCGACATCGGCGTCGTCGGCTTCCATGGCCAGACGGTGCTGCACCGCGCGCCGCAGCCGGGGCGGATCGGCAGGACCCGCCAGCTCGGCGACGGCGAATTGATGGCCTCACTTCTCAGCACCAAGGTCGCCTATGATTTCCGCTCGGCCGACGTAGCGGCAGGCGGGCAAGGCGCGCCTTTGGCCGCCGCCTATCATGCGGCGCTGCTCAAGGAGGCCGACGCCAGCGGCGACACCGCCGTGCTCAATCTCGGCGGCGTCGGCAACATCACCTGGTGGGACGGCAAGGACGCAATCGTCGCCTTCGACACCGGTCCGGCCAACGCACCGGTCAACGATTTCATCAAGTCGAAAGGTCTCGGCGAGATGGACCGCGACGGCAGACTGGCGGCTGCGGGCACCGTCGACGAGGCAAGGCTCGAGCGGCTGCTTCAGCATCCCTATCTCACCAAGCCCTACCCGAAATCGCTCGACCGCTTCGACTTCACCGCGGCGATGGCCGACGGACTTGGCGCGGAGGACGGCGCGGCGACGCTGACGGCTTTCACCGTCTCGGCGGTCGGCAAGGCGCTCGATCTCTTGCCGCGCCGGCCGAAGCGGCTCGCGGTCAGCGGCGGCGGTCGCCGCAACCCGACGATGATGGCGATGCTCGGCCGCCGCGCCGGCGTCGCAGTGGTGCAAGCCGAGGCGCTCGGCTGGAAGGGCGATGCGGTAGAGGCGGAATGCTTTGCCTTCCTTGCGGTGCGCGTGCTGCGCGGCCTGCCGATCAGCTTTCCGAGCACCACCGGGGTGCCGAAGCCGATGCGCGGCGGGCGGCTTGCGGGCTGA
- a CDS encoding GNAT family N-acetyltransferase, with amino-acid sequence MKTSLEVTAEPPPRDLAFVGESLTAFNDSDVGASGRKTLAVFVRDDAGTVVAGISGYTAWGWLYVQWLWVDEKLRGRRIAASMLDAAEREAVARGCHGAWIDTFNPTAAKVYERQGYRPFGAIPDFPVGRSRIFLQKKISA; translated from the coding sequence ATGAAGACGAGCCTTGAAGTCACCGCCGAGCCCCCGCCGCGCGACCTTGCCTTTGTCGGCGAGAGCCTTACCGCTTTCAACGATAGCGATGTTGGCGCCTCTGGCCGCAAGACACTTGCCGTTTTCGTTCGCGACGATGCCGGCACGGTCGTCGCCGGCATATCGGGCTACACCGCCTGGGGTTGGCTCTACGTGCAATGGCTCTGGGTCGACGAAAAGCTGCGCGGCCGGCGCATCGCCGCCAGCATGCTGGACGCCGCCGAACGGGAAGCCGTTGCACGCGGTTGCCACGGCGCCTGGATCGACACCTTCAATCCGACCGCGGCCAAGGTCTATGAGCGACAAGGCTATCGTCCCTTCGGCGCGATCCCTGATTTTCCGGTTGGCCGCAGCCGCATCTTTCTGCAGAAGAAAATTTCCGCTTGA
- a CDS encoding MFS transporter, which yields MSNSDQSAILTAAPRAPIPAAAYLLTGCIAVIGSNSLVLGPIAPAVAASFGATVPAVMTAAAAFGLGTSASALFLARYIDRIGARRMLQGALLLLALALVASALAPAVTALVAAQLVAGIAAGVAMPAIYASSAAIAPPGRESGTIGVVLTGWTLSMVAGVSLSAVLADLIHWRAVFAAVALLAGTAVAGLTMSSLRDIRKTGPAPSPLGALAVLGILPLLIACGAFMTAFYGVYGYLGDHLHRDLGEPVSANGLAAIAYGLGFGAAALLDGVIDRLGARRVMPFAYLLVAAVYVAMALASGGFGLLMATIAVWGLANHFGLNVLVMRLTALDPARRGTIMGLNSAVTYLAVTVGTAGFGPLYTGLGFANCALIAALLMLVAASAAAWRSAGAAQ from the coding sequence ATGTCGAACAGTGATCAATCAGCAATTCTGACCGCCGCGCCCCGCGCGCCGATCCCGGCGGCGGCTTACCTGCTCACCGGCTGCATCGCCGTCATCGGCTCCAACTCGTTGGTGCTTGGACCGATCGCGCCCGCTGTCGCGGCATCGTTCGGGGCCACCGTGCCGGCGGTGATGACGGCGGCTGCCGCCTTCGGCCTCGGCACTTCGGCCAGCGCGCTCTTCCTCGCCCGCTACATCGACAGGATCGGCGCGCGCCGCATGTTGCAGGGCGCCTTGCTTTTGTTGGCGTTGGCGCTGGTTGCCAGCGCGCTGGCGCCGGCGGTGACGGCGCTGGTCGCGGCCCAGCTTGTCGCCGGCATCGCCGCCGGTGTCGCCATGCCGGCGATCTATGCCAGCTCCGCGGCGATCGCCCCGCCCGGCCGCGAGAGCGGCACCATCGGCGTCGTGCTGACCGGCTGGACGCTGTCCATGGTCGCCGGCGTGTCGCTGTCGGCCGTGCTTGCCGATCTCATCCATTGGCGCGCCGTCTTCGCCGCTGTCGCGCTTCTTGCCGGGACCGCCGTCGCCGGCCTGACGATGAGCTCGCTGCGCGACATCAGGAAAACCGGTCCGGCGCCGTCGCCGCTGGGTGCGCTCGCCGTGCTCGGCATCCTGCCGCTGCTGATCGCCTGCGGCGCCTTCATGACCGCCTTCTACGGCGTCTACGGCTATCTCGGCGATCATCTGCACAGGGATCTCGGCGAACCCGTCAGCGCCAACGGCCTCGCGGCAATCGCCTACGGCCTCGGCTTCGGCGCGGCCGCATTGCTCGACGGCGTCATCGACCGCCTCGGCGCGCGCCGCGTCATGCCCTTCGCCTACCTGTTGGTCGCCGCCGTCTATGTCGCGATGGCCTTGGCAAGCGGCGGCTTCGGTCTTCTGATGGCGACGATTGCCGTCTGGGGGCTTGCAAACCATTTCGGGCTGAACGTTCTGGTGATGCGGCTGACCGCGCTCGACCCCGCGCGGCGCGGCACCATCATGGGCTTGAATAGCGCGGTCACCTATCTCGCCGTCACCGTGGGCACCGCCGGCTTCGGGCCGCTCTATACGGGCCTCGGCTTCGCCAATTGCGCGTTGATCGCCGCCTTGCTGATGCTGGTGGCCGCTTCGGCCGCAGCATGGCGGTCGGCTGGCGCCGCGCAATAG
- a CDS encoding Lrp/AsnC family transcriptional regulator translates to MDAETDDVQRNRQSPREVDPIDRKILGVLVEDATISYAELGDRVGLSPPAAHERVKRLRRSGAIRATSAIIDPKAVKKPLLAFVHIDTRGWGKTPELMAISECPEVEEIHSVAGDTCMLLKVRAEDTRALEGLLSRIYETPGVVSTRSYVVLSTYLERPVQPDITAEWPTPRHMATPVY, encoded by the coding sequence ATGGACGCAGAAACAGATGACGTTCAGCGGAACAGGCAGTCTCCCCGCGAGGTCGACCCGATCGACCGAAAAATATTAGGCGTTCTCGTCGAGGACGCGACCATCAGTTATGCCGAGCTCGGCGATCGCGTCGGCCTGTCGCCGCCGGCCGCGCATGAGCGCGTAAAGCGGCTCAGGCGCAGCGGCGCGATCCGCGCCACCTCGGCGATCATCGATCCGAAGGCGGTGAAGAAGCCGTTGCTCGCCTTCGTGCATATCGACACCAGAGGCTGGGGCAAGACGCCGGAGCTGATGGCGATTTCCGAATGTCCGGAAGTGGAGGAGATCCATTCCGTCGCCGGCGACACCTGCATGCTTCTCAAGGTACGCGCCGAGGACACGCGGGCGCTGGAAGGCCTGCTGTCACGGATCTACGAGACGCCAGGCGTGGTCTCGACGCGCAGCTACGTGGTGCTGTCGACCTACCTCGAACGGCCGGTGCAGCCGGACATCACGGCCGAGTGGCCGACGCCCAGGCACATGGCCACACCGGTGTACTAG
- a CDS encoding EthD family reductase, producing MALMVVIYPTPKDVQAFDRHYFEIHVPLAKKLPGLRKYEISDGPVVTPVGASGIHRIGTLYFDDLAALEKAFASPEGKAAGVDRRIYAPDDSGVQMFLFDNKEV from the coding sequence ATGGCCCTTATGGTCGTTATCTACCCAACACCGAAGGATGTTCAGGCGTTTGATCGACACTACTTCGAAATCCACGTGCCTCTCGCCAAAAAGCTTCCGGGTCTCAGGAAATACGAGATCAGCGACGGCCCCGTCGTGACGCCCGTGGGAGCCTCTGGCATTCATCGGATCGGAACGCTCTATTTCGACGATCTTGCAGCGCTCGAAAAGGCGTTCGCAAGCCCGGAGGGCAAAGCTGCCGGCGTGGATCGCCGAATTTACGCGCCTGACGACTCGGGCGTTCAAATGTTCCTTTTCGACAATAAGGAAGTCTGA
- a CDS encoding D-tagatose-bisphosphate aldolase, class II, non-catalytic subunit: MTGATTRFAAIADRRAAGGKGGIASICSAHPLVIEATLRHGAVHGADVLIEATCNQVNHEGGYTGMTPAAFRAFVEAHAASTGFPLDRLILGGDHLGPNPWKHLPAAQAMGKAVAMIDAYASAGFTKLHLDASMACADDPAALADDTVAARAADLAAAAEAAVARTGGQKPVYIIGTEVPVPGGALEALDHMHVTEPADALRTVEVHRQAFARLGLDAAFSRAVGVVVQPGVEFGNADIIAYEPRKATKLVTSLESMPQFVFEAHSTDYQPAEALAALVRDGFAILKVGPWLTFALREALYGLSYIAGQLVPDPTRDSLPDAMERVMLASPGNWRKYYPGTPDEQRLQRHFSFSDRIRYYWPSPDAQRATEALLAALGDREIPRPLISQYLAHLDAEVGAGRIKPTAHELLIGSVTRVLDIYRSATSP, from the coding sequence ATGACCGGCGCCACGACAAGATTTGCGGCGATCGCCGACCGGCGCGCGGCAGGCGGGAAGGGCGGCATCGCCTCGATCTGTTCGGCGCATCCGCTGGTGATCGAAGCGACGCTCCGTCACGGTGCGGTGCATGGCGCGGATGTGCTGATCGAGGCGACCTGCAACCAGGTCAACCATGAAGGCGGCTATACCGGCATGACGCCGGCTGCTTTTCGCGCTTTCGTCGAGGCGCATGCCGCCAGCACCGGCTTTCCGCTCGACCGGCTGATCCTCGGCGGCGACCATCTCGGCCCCAACCCGTGGAAACACCTGCCCGCGGCGCAAGCGATGGGGAAGGCTGTCGCGATGATCGACGCCTATGCCTCCGCCGGCTTCACCAAGCTGCATCTCGACGCCAGCATGGCGTGCGCCGACGATCCGGCGGCGCTCGCCGACGACACGGTCGCCGCGCGCGCGGCCGATCTTGCGGCGGCCGCCGAGGCGGCGGTCGCGCGCACGGGCGGCCAGAAACCCGTCTACATCATCGGCACCGAAGTGCCGGTTCCGGGCGGTGCGCTGGAAGCGCTCGACCATATGCATGTGACCGAGCCGGCCGATGCGCTGCGCACCGTCGAAGTCCACCGTCAGGCCTTCGCCCGCCTCGGCCTCGATGCCGCCTTTTCCCGCGCCGTCGGCGTCGTCGTCCAGCCCGGCGTCGAATTCGGCAACGCCGACATCATCGCCTACGAACCCCGGAAGGCGACGAAGCTGGTGACGTCGCTGGAGAGCATGCCGCAATTCGTCTTCGAGGCGCATTCGACCGACTATCAGCCGGCCGAAGCACTGGCCGCGCTCGTGCGCGACGGCTTCGCCATCCTCAAGGTCGGCCCCTGGCTGACCTTCGCCCTGCGCGAGGCGCTCTATGGACTGAGCTACATTGCCGGCCAGTTAGTGCCCGATCCAACCCGTGACAGCCTGCCCGACGCGATGGAGCGAGTGATGCTGGCCTCGCCCGGCAACTGGCGGAAATACTATCCAGGCACGCCCGACGAGCAGCGCCTGCAGCGGCATTTCTCCTTCAGCGACCGCATCCGCTACTACTGGCCGTCGCCCGATGCGCAACGCGCGACCGAAGCGCTGCTGGCGGCGCTTGGCGACCGGGAGATCCCGCGCCCGCTGATCAGCCAGTATCTCGCCCATCTCGATGCCGAGGTCGGCGCGGGCCGGATCAAGCCGACCGCGCATGAGCTTCTGATCGGCAGCGTCACGCGCGTCCTCGACATCTACCGCAGCGCAACGAGTCCGTAA
- a CDS encoding sugar kinase produces the protein MKKLVSAGEILVEIMAERIGQSFLEPGPLVGPFPSGAPAIFIGQAAALGQPAGLIGAVGKDDFGQLNIDRLRALGADVSAIAVHEGHATGTAFVTYRPDASRHFVFNIRNSAAGLLETDDAAKRLLSGADHVHVMGSSLFSDRATEVALGAIAAVKGKGGTVSFDPNIRREIMQASGMRQALDQVLAQTDVFLPSGNELFLFSSVGDEQGAVGELLGRGISCIVLKKGADGAAYHDRQGTVVMPGFAVEEVDPTGAGDCFGAAFVSFWLRGAAPADALRIANACGALAVTRKGPMEGIHRLADVEAFIAKAGPRA, from the coding sequence ATGAAGAAGCTAGTCTCAGCCGGCGAGATCCTCGTCGAGATCATGGCGGAGCGGATCGGCCAGAGTTTTCTCGAACCCGGTCCGCTGGTCGGACCTTTTCCGTCCGGCGCCCCGGCGATCTTCATTGGCCAGGCGGCGGCGCTCGGCCAACCCGCGGGTCTCATCGGCGCCGTCGGCAAGGATGATTTCGGCCAACTGAACATCGACCGGTTGCGCGCGCTCGGCGCCGACGTTTCGGCAATCGCTGTCCATGAAGGCCACGCCACCGGCACCGCCTTCGTCACTTATCGGCCCGACGCGTCCAGGCATTTTGTCTTCAACATCCGCAACAGCGCCGCCGGCCTGCTGGAGACGGACGACGCGGCCAAGCGGCTGCTCTCCGGCGCCGACCACGTCCATGTCATGGGCTCCTCGCTGTTTTCCGACCGCGCCACCGAAGTCGCGCTTGGCGCGATCGCGGCTGTGAAGGGCAAGGGCGGCACCGTGTCCTTCGATCCCAACATCCGTCGCGAGATCATGCAGGCTTCCGGCATGCGCCAGGCGCTCGACCAAGTGCTGGCGCAGACCGATGTCTTCCTGCCCAGCGGCAACGAGCTGTTCCTGTTCTCGTCAGTCGGTGACGAGCAGGGCGCGGTCGGCGAATTGCTGGGGCGTGGCATCTCCTGCATCGTGCTGAAGAAAGGCGCCGACGGCGCCGCTTATCACGACCGGCAGGGCACGGTCGTGATGCCCGGCTTTGCCGTCGAGGAAGTCGACCCGACAGGCGCCGGCGACTGCTTCGGCGCGGCCTTCGTTTCCTTCTGGCTGCGCGGCGCCGCGCCCGCCGATGCGCTGCGCATCGCCAATGCCTGCGGCGCGCTCGCGGTCACCCGCAAGGGGCCGATGGAGGGCATTCATCGGCTTGCCGATGTCGAGGCTTTCATCGCCAAGGCAGGACCACGCGCATGA
- a CDS encoding LacI family DNA-binding transcriptional regulator — protein sequence MPMTHKTMEDFARSCGVSRPTLSKFFDDPTSVKPATRKRIEDALRSSDYQPNLFARNLNRKRTRSIGIVVPTVTDPFYSEMVSRIELRLRDEGYWPIVISSHGSSELEAEATRTILSLKVSGALVAPLGRRSDPKAIEKLTQAIPIVYFDTYLEGDTPFVGNNNVQSMSTIVDYLCRSGDAPVYFDIPHVNHNSRERVESYVDAMKRLGQEPVVFGNVEDYTWEFERIGYEQTEKLLNNGGLPGKTILCANDRLAFGVMAAAYSKGLKVGRKADCDVRVAAHDDHPLSRYTCPALTTMAQDFAAMAGHSVETLLALLDEDGTAVAPKVKLDATLVMRQSA from the coding sequence ATGCCGATGACGCACAAGACGATGGAGGATTTCGCCCGTTCCTGCGGCGTCTCCCGACCGACGCTGTCGAAATTTTTCGACGATCCGACCAGCGTCAAGCCGGCGACGCGCAAGCGCATCGAGGACGCGCTGCGCTCCTCCGACTACCAGCCGAATCTCTTCGCCCGCAATCTCAACCGCAAGCGCACCCGCAGTATCGGCATCGTCGTGCCGACGGTGACCGACCCCTTCTATTCCGAGATGGTCAGCCGCATCGAGCTCAGGCTGCGCGACGAGGGCTACTGGCCAATCGTCATTTCCTCGCATGGATCGAGCGAGCTGGAAGCCGAGGCGACGCGGACCATACTGTCGCTGAAGGTCTCCGGCGCGCTGGTCGCCCCGCTTGGCCGGCGCTCGGACCCAAAGGCGATCGAGAAGCTGACGCAGGCGATCCCGATCGTCTATTTCGACACCTATCTCGAAGGCGACACGCCCTTTGTCGGCAACAACAACGTGCAGAGCATGTCGACCATCGTCGACTATCTCTGTCGCTCGGGCGACGCTCCGGTTTATTTCGACATCCCCCATGTCAACCACAATTCGCGCGAGCGGGTGGAGAGCTATGTCGATGCGATGAAGCGGCTCGGACAGGAGCCGGTCGTGTTCGGCAACGTCGAGGACTACACGTGGGAGTTTGAGCGGATCGGCTATGAGCAGACGGAAAAGCTGCTCAACAATGGCGGCCTGCCGGGCAAGACCATCCTGTGCGCCAACGACCGCCTCGCCTTCGGCGTGATGGCGGCGGCCTATTCGAAGGGGCTGAAGGTGGGCCGCAAGGCGGATTGCGACGTGCGGGTCGCGGCGCATGACGACCATCCGCTCAGCCGTTACACCTGCCCGGCGCTCACCACCATGGCGCAGGATTTCGCGGCGATGGCCGGCCACAGCGTCGAGACGCTGCTTGCGCTCCTCGACGAGGACGGCACGGCTGTCGCACCGAAGGTCAAGCTCGATGCGACGCTGGTGATGCGCCAGTCGGCATGA
- a CDS encoding Gfo/Idh/MocA family oxidoreductase, whose amino-acid sequence MQAKSDAKLGIGVIGCGNISMTYLRNAALFAGVELRACADISTDMAVLRAKEYGIRALGVDALLADPEVDLVLNLTVPSAHFDISFSALSAGKHVFTEKPLATSASEGRRLVAEAAKRGLLLGSAPDTFLGAAGRRARRLMDEGAIGRAVTGTAFMMGRGMEHWHPNPQFYYQPGGGPVFDMGPYYLTMLVNLLGPVARVMAMATRGQDERLITADGPYKNTSFRVGTPTNILSLLEFRSGVTVTFGASWDVFKHSNHPIELHGTEGSLRLPDPDTFGGTVSLSARGDDWKDFESEGELYGARNWPYAAPNRANYRMLGVADLARALSEERRPRASGELALHVLEIMEAILASGESRNSVAVVGSVDQPPLLGEDEAASLLA is encoded by the coding sequence ATGCAAGCGAAATCAGATGCTAAGCTTGGCATCGGCGTTATCGGATGCGGTAACATCTCGATGACTTATCTGCGCAACGCGGCCCTTTTTGCCGGTGTGGAATTGCGCGCATGCGCCGATATTTCCACCGACATGGCGGTTCTGCGGGCGAAGGAATACGGCATCCGCGCCCTCGGCGTCGATGCACTGCTCGCCGATCCCGAGGTCGATCTCGTCCTCAACCTCACTGTTCCCTCCGCGCATTTCGACATCTCATTTTCGGCGCTCTCGGCCGGAAAACATGTCTTCACCGAAAAGCCTCTCGCGACCTCCGCCAGCGAGGGCCGCCGGCTGGTCGCCGAGGCGGCGAAGCGTGGGCTGCTGCTGGGCTCGGCGCCCGACACCTTCCTTGGCGCCGCCGGACGCCGGGCGCGCCGGCTGATGGACGAGGGCGCGATCGGCCGCGCCGTGACCGGCACCGCCTTCATGATGGGGCGCGGCATGGAGCACTGGCACCCCAATCCGCAATTCTACTATCAGCCGGGCGGCGGTCCGGTCTTCGACATGGGGCCCTATTATCTGACGATGCTCGTCAACCTGCTCGGCCCGGTCGCTCGCGTGATGGCGATGGCGACGCGCGGCCAGGACGAGCGCCTGATCACCGCTGACGGCCCTTACAAGAACACCAGTTTCAGGGTCGGCACGCCGACCAACATCCTGTCGCTGCTCGAATTCCGCTCCGGCGTCACCGTCACCTTCGGCGCGTCCTGGGACGTCTTCAAGCACTCCAACCACCCGATCGAGCTGCACGGCACGGAAGGGTCGCTCAGGCTGCCCGACCCCGACACGTTTGGCGGCACCGTCTCTTTGTCGGCGCGCGGCGACGACTGGAAGGATTTCGAAAGCGAAGGCGAGCTCTATGGCGCGCGCAATTGGCCCTACGCCGCGCCGAACCGTGCCAACTACCGCATGCTCGGCGTCGCCGACCTGGCGCGGGCGCTGTCGGAAGAGAGGAGACCGCGCGCGTCCGGCGAGCTTGCGCTGCATGTGCTGGAGATCATGGAAGCGATCCTTGCCTCCGGCGAAAGCCGCAACTCCGTCGCCGTGGTCGGCTCGGTCGACCAGCCGCCGCTTCTCGGCGAGGACGAGGCGGCGAGCCTGCTCGCGTGA
- a CDS encoding class I fructose-bisphosphate aldolase: MSLGTKVRLARLFAHPSGKLFGGAVDHFVGYGDVRKGGLADLPGALARVMAGKPDYVSIQPGTARHLWPQYAGKASLVIQAGCFTPDDRISELIATPEDAVRAGADALAVAIPVRGATEGKYIRWLTDSVNAAARYGMPVVAHIYPRDFTDGAKIVFTPDEIAYAARIGYESGVDVIKIGYTGDFESFRETVRTCPVPVVIAGGPKTDTLLGALQQTADAIRAGARGAVVGRNLWGHGDPQKAALAFRGVIHDGLSAQEALAKAGA, encoded by the coding sequence ATGAGCCTAGGAACCAAGGTGCGCCTTGCGCGCCTCTTCGCGCATCCATCGGGGAAGCTTTTTGGCGGCGCGGTCGACCATTTTGTCGGCTATGGCGACGTGCGCAAAGGAGGTCTTGCCGACCTGCCGGGCGCGCTCGCGCGCGTCATGGCGGGCAAACCCGACTACGTCAGCATCCAGCCAGGCACCGCGCGCCACCTGTGGCCGCAATATGCGGGCAAAGCTTCTCTGGTGATCCAGGCGGGCTGCTTCACCCCGGACGATCGCATCAGCGAGCTGATTGCAACGCCCGAGGATGCGGTGCGGGCTGGGGCCGATGCATTGGCCGTAGCCATTCCGGTGCGCGGCGCGACCGAGGGCAAGTACATACGCTGGCTGACCGATTCGGTGAATGCGGCGGCCCGCTACGGCATGCCGGTGGTGGCCCACATCTATCCCCGCGATTTCACCGACGGGGCGAAAATCGTCTTCACCCCCGACGAGATCGCCTATGCGGCGCGCATCGGCTACGAGTCCGGCGTCGACGTGATCAAGATAGGCTACACGGGCGATTTCGAGTCGTTCCGAGAGACCGTTCGGACCTGCCCGGTGCCGGTTGTGATCGCGGGCGGTCCGAAGACCGATACGCTGCTAGGCGCGCTTCAGCAGACGGCGGACGCCATCCGTGCCGGCGCGCGCGGCGCCGTGGTGGGCCGCAACCTCTGGGGGCATGGCGATCCGCAGAAGGCAGCGCTCGCCTTTCGCGGCGTCATCCATGACGGGCTTTCGGCGCAAGAAGCGCTGGCGAAGGCGGGGGCCTGA
- a CDS encoding PfkB family carbohydrate kinase, with amino-acid sequence MPTVPSILGFGAIAIDDIVYVDQPLSAGKGKVLQSVRAFGGNVATALAAVARLGGSAGFVGWLGSAADDAVLCDLVANGVETAFAPRHPDARPVRSRITVGSDGERFIAYDDEAMLGTAPDFPDEVLSRATVLIVDGYAIRSMDVVARARDLGLAILGDIEWSAGPATERLIALCDHLILPLGFARTATGRRSPAEMLDALWSPSRSAVVLTDGGRGVYYRGHEETGLWHLPSHLVAVVDSTGAGDCFHGAYAHALARGADTAGRVAFATAAAALSITGRGGREALPTADEVTRLLASTNAPSAVELKHAQVGTGT; translated from the coding sequence ATGCCCACCGTCCCTTCAATCCTCGGCTTCGGCGCTATTGCGATCGACGACATCGTCTACGTCGATCAGCCGTTGTCGGCGGGCAAGGGGAAGGTCCTGCAAAGTGTCCGAGCTTTCGGGGGAAATGTCGCGACAGCCCTTGCCGCCGTCGCTCGGCTCGGCGGAAGCGCCGGGTTCGTCGGATGGCTGGGCAGTGCCGCGGACGACGCCGTGCTGTGCGATCTCGTTGCCAACGGCGTCGAAACCGCATTCGCGCCGCGCCACCCCGACGCGCGCCCGGTGCGCTCGCGGATCACCGTCGGCTCGGATGGGGAGCGGTTCATCGCGTATGACGACGAAGCGATGCTGGGCACCGCGCCGGACTTTCCGGACGAGGTTCTCAGCCGCGCAACGGTGCTGATAGTCGATGGTTACGCGATCCGGTCGATGGATGTCGTGGCTCGAGCCCGCGATCTCGGCCTCGCGATCCTCGGCGATATCGAATGGAGCGCCGGCCCAGCCACCGAGAGGCTGATCGCGCTCTGTGACCATCTCATCCTTCCGCTCGGCTTTGCGCGCACGGCCACGGGCCGCCGATCGCCCGCCGAAATGCTCGATGCATTGTGGTCGCCTTCGCGGTCCGCCGTGGTTCTGACCGATGGCGGCAGGGGCGTTTATTATCGCGGACACGAAGAGACAGGGCTCTGGCACCTGCCTTCGCACCTGGTCGCCGTCGTCGATTCGACCGGCGCCGGCGACTGCTTTCATGGCGCCTATGCCCACGCATTGGCGCGCGGCGCCGACACAGCAGGCCGGGTCGCATTCGCGACCGCGGCCGCGGCCCTGTCCATCACGGGGCGCGGCGGGCGCGAAGCGCTGCCGACCGCCGACGAGGTCACGAGACTCCTGGCATCGACGAACGCTCCGTCAGCGGTCGAACTGAAACATGCGCAGGTCGGCACTGGAACATAG